In the Apteryx mantelli isolate bAptMan1 chromosome 1, bAptMan1.hap1, whole genome shotgun sequence genome, one interval contains:
- the CHADL gene encoding chondroadherin-like protein, with product MWLSLGILLLTAMLVLRETAANRCPPACVCDNIRTHVLCLNRNLTGIPSTIPQITKKLDLRGNSFKVIPAGAFLNIPYLTHLNLQHCKVESIKEGAFRGLGRLVYLNLASNSIAFIYQESLDGLSSLQQLILEKNRIEEIQLGAFSQLGFLNFLNLGENALVYLPDMVFQGLQVIKWLRLSHNALHVLGNEAFAGLPTLRRLSLDHNELQALPSEALSRLSGTTRLDLGHNPITYITEEAIDMASLKHLFLDNAALQDISHEAFVKSPQLRMLDLRNNQLQGLQPLAGPGSVAKIRLAGNPLLCSCHLCPFREWMRRARVHVEAVCAGPPALRGQQLELLRPLDMRCGDHPIGAQPSPSPGPPAGQPKKAARRKCPENCACSLDFQHGNCENRNLREIPQGFSSNTQLLDLRRNNFRAVPRGSFPGLKGLVSLHLQSCKIAMLQPGALQGLEKLVYLYLSDNNLSALEAAAFDGVPQLAYLYLDHNSFTRVPRGTFRLLPSLFSLHLQHNAIGQLSEGDLAGLEKLRWLYLTGNAISSISPAALSHTKMLEKLYLDENRLGEVPTGSLRGLPALSELKLSKNPIKSMGIGAFLPVASTLQHLYLDNMGLEQISSGAFAGLGPKIKSLYLENNKMSHIPDMHSFTGLEILNLRDIPFHCDCQLLPLHRWIDKLNLRVGATCGSPAKARGQKVKFSTIFQTCPGWGRDKATGASPDKATAASKPSKQKRLGKSSARGSKKSKA from the exons ATGTGGCTTTCCCTGGGCatcctcctgctcacagccatGCTCGTGCTCCGGGAAACAGCTGCCAACCGCTGCCCTCCAGCTTGCGTCTGTGACAACATCAGGACCCACGTCCTGTGCCTAAACAGGAACCTCACGGGGATACCCAGCACCATCCCGCAG ATCACCAAAAAGTTGGATCTCCGGGGCAACAGCTTCAAGGTCATCCCTGCAGGAGCTTTCCTCAATATCCCCTACCTCACACACTTAAATCTGCAGCACTGCAAGGTGGAGAGCATCAAGGAAGGAGCTTTCCGGGGACTGGGAAGACTGGTCTACCTCAACCTGGCCTCCAACAGTATAGCCTTCATCTACCAGGAGTCTCTGGATGGGCTGTCTTCCCtccagcagctcatcctggagaagAATCGCATTGAGGAGATCCAGCTGGGTGCTTTCAGCCAACTGGGATTCCTCAACTTCCTCAACCTCGGTGAGAATGCCCTGGTCTATCTCCCAGATATGGTCTTCCAGGGCCTGCAGGTGATCAAGTGGCTCCGCCTGTCCCATAACGCCCTTCATGTCTTGGGCAACGAGGCCTTCGCTGGCTTGCCTACCCTGAGGAGGCTGAGCCTGGACCACAACGAACTGCAGGCACTGCCCAGCGAGGCTCTGTCAAGGCTGTCTGGGACAACACGGCTTGATCTGGGCCACAACCCCATCACCTATATCACTGAAGAGGCCATTGACATGGCTTCATTGAAGCACCTCTTCTTGGATAACGCAGCCCTCCAGGACATTTCACATGAAGCCTTCGTGAAGAGCCCCCAGCTGCGCATGCTGGACCTCCGCAACAACCAGCTGCAGGGGCTCCAGCCGCTGGCCGGACCAGGCAGCGTAGCAAAAATCAGGTTGGCTGGGAAccccctgctctgctcctgccacCTGTGCCCCTTTCGGGAGTGGATGAGGAGGGCACGGGTTCACGTGGAGGCAGTGTGCGCTGGCCCCCCTGCACTCcggggacagcagctggagttgCTCAGGCCCCTCGATATGAGGTGCGGAGATCACCCAATAGGGGCCCAGCCATCCCCCAGCCCTGGTCCTCCTGCAGGGCAGCCGAAGAAGGCTGCaagaagaaagtgcccagagaACTGCGCCTGCTCCCTGGATTTCCAGCATGGCAACTGCGAGAACAGAAACCTCCGGGAGATCCCCCAGGGCTTTTCCAGCAACACCCAGCTCCTTGACCTGCGCCGAAACAACTTCCGGGCTGTGCCCCGGGGCTCCTTCCCCGGTTTGAAGGGCCTGGTCTCACTCCACCTGCAGAGCTGCAAAATTGCCATGCTGCAGCCCGGTGCACTCCAGGGCCTGGAGAAGTTGGTCTACCTCTACCTCTCCGACAACAACCTCTCTGCCTTGGAGGCCGCTGCCTTTGACGGTGTTCCACAGCTTGCCTACCTGTACCTGGACCACAACAGCTTCACCCGGGTACCCCGGGGCACCTTcaggctccttcccagcctcTTCTCCCTCCACCTGCAGCACAATGCCATCGGGCAACTGTCTGAGGGCGACCTAGCGGGGCTGGAGAAGCTGCGCTGGCTCTACCTGACAGGCAATGCCATCAGCAGCATATCCCCCGCAGCCCTGAGTCACACCAAGATGTTGGAGAAACTGTACCTAGATGAAAACCGCCTGGGGGAAGTGCCCACAGGGTCTCTCCGGGGCCTGCCTGCCCTCAGTGAGCTGAAGCTGTCCAAGAACCCCATCAAGTCCATGGGGATTGGTGCCTTCCTGCCAGTggccagcaccctgcagcacctCTACCTGGACAACATGGGCCTGGAGCAG ATTTCCTCAGGTGCTTTTGCTGGCCTTGGGCCCAAGATCAAAAGTCTCTACCTGGAGAACAACAAAATGAGCCATATCCCTGACATGCACAGCTTCACAGGGCTGGAAATCCTCAACCTGAGAGACATCCCTTTCCACTGCGACTGCCAGCTCCTTCCACTGCACAG GTGGATCGACAAACTCAATCTCCGTGTGGGGGCCACCTGCGGGTCCCCTGCCAAAGCTCGGGGCCAGAAGGTGAAGTTTTCCACCATCTTCCAAACCTGCCCTGGCTGGGGCCGGGACAAGGCCACAGGAGCCAGTCCTGACAAGGCCACGGCTGCGAGCAAGCCCAGCAAGCAAAAGAGATTGGGAAAATCATCAGCCAGGGGCTCCAAGAAGAGCAAAGCTTAG
- the LOC136994194 gene encoding uncharacterized protein yields MATPTARGKPLPSMVTTITATITALATIRTTLLPTARPLTTSQGHAPESPDPCLADGISGLHVSTGSDTSLTVAWAFSGDHKEFEVRYQASGAPEQALQVIGSPPELQLHSLHPGTEYRICIVPWSRGLLACLSPAPGQCTMGHTADTAWPVGTWPVPGPWALGIGTTATLLVLAGLAIRPCCGCRGSQSLSRGTTTMMSRPCTTGALSYQLPAVRMTTAMAMCWLPASSPKNRWIALAPHHQGAP; encoded by the coding sequence ATGGCCACACCAACAGCAAGAGGCAAGCCTCTTCCCAGCATGGTGACCACCATCACTGCCACTATCACAGCCCTGGCCACCATCAGGACCACCCTGCTCCCCACTGCCCGGCCACTCACGACCTCACAGGGCCATGCGCCCGAGAGCCCTGATCCCTGCCTGGCCGATGGCATCAGCGGCCTTCACGTCAGCACTGGGAGTGACACGTCCCTGACTGTGGCCTGGGCTTTTTCAGGGGACCACAAGGAGTTTGAGGTGCGGTACCAGGCCTCCGGGGCACCCGAGCAGGCGCTGCAGGTGATCGGGAGCCCACCggagctgcagctccacagcctccaCCCAGGCACTGAGTACCGCATCTGCATTGTCCCCTGGAGCAGAGGGCTGTTGGCGTGCTTGAGCCCAGCGCCTGGGCAGTGCACCATGGGGCACACCGCTGACACTGCCTGGCCTGTGGGCACCTGGCCGGTGCCAGGCCCCTGGGCTCTGGGCATCGGCACCACCGCCACCCTCCTCGTCCTAGCGGGCCTGGCCATCAGGCCATGCTGCGGCTGCAGAGGCAGCCAGTCTCTTTCCAGAGGTACTACAACGATGATGAGCCGCCCCTGCACCACAGGGGCACTGAGCTATCAGCTGCCTGCAGTGAGGATGACGACCGCCATGGCTATGTGCTGGCTgccagccagcagcccaaagaATCGTTGGATTGcacttgctccccaccaccaagGAGCCCCATGA